TTAACTAAGATGCAAGATTTTTATTTTAATACCTGGTATGAATATGATGAATTAAATAGATTAAGTACTGAGACTCATTTTGCAGATTTTCTTAAGGTAAGGTATGGTTATGATAATGTAGGAAATAGAATAAGCCTTAGTGACCCGTATGGAAGGACACTGAGATACAAATATGATCCAGCCAATCGATTAACTAATTTAGTCTTACAGGATAACAAAGGTACAATTTCATATACCTACAATCCAGTAGGAACTATAAAAGAGGTAGATTATCCTAATTTAGTAAGAGTTTCTTATACCTATGATAATTTAAACAGATTAACCCAACTGGTAAACAGAAACCAGGCAGGAACTATATCTTTCTTTAGTTATGATTATGATAAAGTAGGAAATAGAAATTATATGTTCACAAATAGTGGGACAACAAGTTATACTTATGATAACCTATACAGGTTGACACATGTGAAATATCCTGAGCAAAGTTTTACTGATTATACCTATGATGATGTAGGTAATCGTGATACGATGACTACTTTAGAAGGGGTAACAAACTATACTTATGATGAGGCAAATAGACTTATTCAAGCAGGGAGTATTACCTACGGTTATGATAATAATGGTAATATAATTGAAAAGGTAACACCGCAAGGGACTATTAGTTATACCTACGATTATGAAAATAGGCTAATAATAGTAAGTAAGGGTTCACAGCCACAGGTTAATTACTATTATGATGGATATGGTAGGAGGTTAGCCAGACAAGTCGGTAATGAGGTAACAATCTATCTCTGGGATGGGCAGAATGAGTTAATGGAGTATGATTATTTTACTGCCAGTCCATTAGCAGAATATATTTATGCAGATGGTCAGCTTGTATCAAAGGATTTAGTCATGGGAGGATTATTCACTGCTTTCTTCCATCACGATGGATTAGGGAGTATAAGGGATATCACAGATAGGGAAGGAAATGTTCTAACTTCGTATGACTACGATGCATTTGGAGAGGTAAAACAGGGATACATTGGTAAATATAACTATAACTCCTTCACGGGGAAACAATATGACCCAGAGAGTAAGTTATATTACTTCGGCGCCAGATACTATGACCCGAAAATAGGGAGGTTTATAACAAAAGACCCAATATTAGAGCCGATAGTGTTACAGAGTTTATCCTTGCCTTTTGAAATACTGTTATCAAAACCTTCTCCTGTTATTTTCCTGATTCCTCATATGAAAGAAACTCCTCAGGAGTTTCATCCATATATGTATTGCTACAATAATCCTGTAAACTGGGTAGACCTATGGGGATTATGTTCTGAAGAAGATTGGGGATTATATGGAGGAATAAATTTAAAAGACTGGGGAGCAAAAATAGGAATTATAGGAATTTCTGGAGGAGCGAAAGATACAAAAGCTTATGTAAGTGGGCAACTTTTAGTTTTAGGAATAGAAGCAGGATATAATTGGTGGAATATGCAGTTTTATTATGAACCTTCCATGGGTATTGAATTTCAGGCTGGTCCTTTTTATGGAGGTTGGGATCTTGTAAAATTTACCGAGACACTCTGGAGTCCAGGAATAATAGGGAAATTTCCAGAAATAATAGAGAATTTTCAGAAGAAGAAGAAAAATTAATATCAAACAAATTTTAAAAAATACATTTGGTAAAAATAATGGAAAATCCAAATATTTTAGTAAACCATAATAAATATTGTTATACAAGTTTTTGGAAACGCAGTATTTCTCTTACAATTGATTTTTTGATTCTTGATTTAGTCGGATTTTTATGGATGTTTTTCTTTTCTTTAGGAATGTTAGTATTTTTCCGAATAATACTAAAAGTAGATGATATTAGAAAGATTAATCTTTTATGGGAAATAATTAGTCAAGTGTGGGTAATAATATCTTTTATATTATTAAGTAGTTACTTTATTTTTATGCATGGAAGATATGGAGCTACATTGGGTAAAATGATTGTAAGGATAAAGGTTGTTAAGCAAGATTATACACCTATAAATTATAAAATTGCTATGATAAGATATTTCGCTTTTCTCTTATCATGTGCCACATGTGGGATTGGTTTTCTTTTAGCTGCCTTTGATTCTAAGAAACAGAGTTTACACGATAAAATTGCTAAGACTTATGTGGTGTATAGATGTTCAATACAGGATAATGAGAAATAAGGGGGGAATCGGGGGTCGCTCGGAATCGGATAGTGGGATTGGGGTCAGACCTCGAAAAGAGAATTTAAACTGTCTAAATTCTCTTTTCGAGGTCTGACCCTACCTACATACTTCATCTCCTGATTTTATAGTCCCAGAGATGATAGATATTCCCCAAGACCTCCATCCCTATATGTACTGCTACAATAACCCAATTAATTGGATAGACCCGTTTGGACTATGCCCGGAAGAGCCTGGACTTGAATCTACATGGGATGAGTTAATGCTTATCCCAGGGTTAGGACTTGTTGGGAAAGTAGGGAAAGGAGCAAAATTTCTAGAGAAAGCAGAGGCTCTGATTTCCGGATATTTAAAACGCTCAAAATCATATCATTCTGAATATGCAAAGAAAACTTATCAGGAAATCATAGAACTAGCTAAAAAAGGTGATAAAAAAGCTCAACAAATGAAAAAGTTAATTCAGGAAAGAAAACGATTATTGAAGAAGAGGAAAAAATGAGAAATTTCAAATATCTGAAAGAAAAAATGGAAGCAATCGAGATTTTAGAGAAACAAGAAGACTTTAGGAAATCTTTAAAAGAGGTTCAACATCTCTTAACAGAATTTCCTTATCTTACTCCTTTATTAGTCCTAAAAGGGGAGTTGATTCAACTTTTGGATGAAGAGGATAGTAACCAATGGAAACTTGAAGATGCAAAAGAGGCATTAGAACAAGCAGTGGCAATTGATGAAAAATCTATGGATGCTTTACTTGAATTAGCTTTTTATTCTTACGCAGTAGAGGACAACAATGAAATAGCTCTTCATCTTTTTGAGAAGAGTATAAATATGAGTAGAAAATTTTTAGAGGAAGCATATGGGGGTAAATGTAAGTGTTTATTTGAAACTAATCGAAAAGAAGAAGCTTTAAAATGTCTTAAAGAATCTCTTATAATATTTCCTGAATCAGAGAAATTAAAAGAAACAGAAGAAGATTTCAAGGATTAGGGATTAGGGTCAGATTAGGAATTAAGGTCAGACCTTGAATGTAGAAAGTAGGGATTAAGTTTTTCCACTTAATTGCTCTTTGACAATCTAATATTATGATAGTTTTGGCAGAAGGTTAGCCAGGCAGGGTGGAAGTGAGATAAAAGTATATCTCTGGGATGGGCAGAAAGAGTTTATGGAGTATGATTTTTGGAGTGCCAAGCCATTAGGAGAATATATTTATGCAAATGACCAGCTTGTATCAAAGGATTTAGTCATGGGAGGATTATTCACTGCTTTCTTCCATCACGATGGATTAGGGAGTATAAGGGATATCACAGATAGGGGAGGAAATGTTCTAACTTCTTATGACTACGATGCATTTGGAGAGGTAAAGCAAGGCTACATTGGTAAATATAACTATAACTCCTTCACAGGCAAACAATATGACCCAGAAAGTAAGTTATTTTACTTTGGCGCAAGATGGTATGATCCCCAAGTGGGGAGATTTGTGAGTAAGGATCTAGCGAATATAGCTACAGTACAACTTCCCTATGAACATCGGCCAATAGGAAATATTGGGTCACTTCAAGGTTACATATATGATCCTACACTACACTACAACATCTTTATGTATATGTAAGCAATAATCCGATTAATTGGATTGATCTTTATGGATTACAACCACATGCAGGATTTATAGCAGCCTTACTTAAGATGTCAAATAAGAGTAGAATAGGGTCANNNNNNNNNNNNNNNNNNNNNNNNNNNNNNNNNNNNNNNNNNNNNNNNNNNNNNNNNNNNNNNNNNNNNNNNNNNNNNNNNNNNNNNNNNNNNNNNNNNNAAGAGTAGAATAGGGTCAGACCTTGAATGTAGAAAGCAGTTCCTTTTACATTCAACATTCACGGTCTGACCCCAAAATAGTTCCAAAATAGTTCAAAAATAGTTCAAAAAGAATGTAGGTCAGGCTCCGAAGGAGTTGAGTTTGGATAGAGGATATGATGAGATTGAAGTAAGAGAACATGTAGAGAAAGATGAGACAAAAGCCTATATTAGTCTTGCCAAAAGGGAAAACAAATATGGTGTTTATTCCACAGAGATGTTTGAGTTCAATAAAGAAGGTGATCTTCTTTGTCCAGCAGGAAAGCAAATGAAGAGGTTGGGTAAGAAACCTCGTAAAGATAGGAAGATAAGGTTTGAAGGGATAGCTTGTGGTGAATGTGAATTGAGAGGATTTTGTACTACTGTAAGTTACCGAACAGTAGAGATTATTGAAGATGAGCATAAGAGGAGACAACAAGCAAGGGAATTAAATCAAACACCTGAACATAAGAAAGCGATAAAGATGCAATTAAGGATTGAAGCAGGTATTGGTCATCTAAAAGATTATCATCTGTTGCGGAGAGCATTTTATCGAAATAAAGAGATGATAAGGATTCAACAGTTGATGTCAGTAAGTTCAGCAAATATTGAAAAACTTGTTCGGGCAAAGGGTCATATGGAATTATAAGGTTTATTATTTCTGGTAAAGGCTATCGTTTTTCTCAATATAGGAGTGTTTTAAATGCTATAATTTTACCTCAGAGAGGAGAAAGATTTAAGATTTTAAAGATAGCATTCATAAAACCCGGTTTTTAAGTTGTCGGACTTCTTATGTTAAAAATTAAAGTCAAAACCGATAAGAAAAAAAGGTAGATTTTATGTCAACAGCCTGTCGAATTGAGAAAATAGTTGACGAAGTCAAAGGTGTATGATATTATAAAAGTATTATGGCAAGACCATGGAGAGTACAATATGAGGATGCAGTTTATCATGTTATGTCAAGGGAAGTTGCTCAAGGGAGGATATTTCTCATTGATGAGGATTGTCATCGATTTTTAGATTGTCTTGAGAAAACTTTTTAAAAAAAAAGTAGAAAGTATTCTTAATTTTCTTTTCGAGGTCTGACCCCATATCCTTCTTATAGTAGTATGTAGCGAAGGTCGATTTATTCTTGCATGAAGTAAATTAAGTAAAAATTCAGAAGGCAGGAATAGGAAAAGCTACTATAATTTTTAACAAAAGGAGGTGATAAAAGATGAAAAAGGCGATATTAACAACACTGTTAGCAATAAGCTTTATGCTCACTATGACTGCAACTGCGATAAGTCATCGGGTGATCACTGTGTGGTTATGTGATTCTGATAATTATGTGTACGAATTAGGAGTAGAGATGCCAAGTCCGGGTGCAACCCTCCCTCATTTCGATCTCGCTGGTTATCGCTTTATAGGAACACCAACAGTAAATGCTGAACCGTACCCTGTTGATGGCGCTGCATTGCTAGACTACTGGAACTTTCTTCAAATAGGGTTGGAATGCCAATGTTTGTGGCTTCTAAACAACGAGCAGTTCATATTTACTGTCTACAATGTACGGGCAGTTCTCAGCTACGATTACGAGGACAACCAATGGAAAGGGACACTACATTGGCGCAATCCGGACAAGAATAGGCAGGGAATAGCAACAAAGGCATGGTTACAATTTACACCACCACCACCACCAGGACCGCCTCTCACTCCTCGTGAGTGATTAAAGGAGGGGAGCAGAGGGGGTCAGACCTCGAATTGAGAAAATAGTTGACGGAAAGGAATTAGGGTCAGACCTTGAATGTAGAAAGTAGTTCCTTTTACATTCAACATTCACGGTCTGACCCCAAAATAGTCCTCAGAAGAATAGCACGCTGATAATGCGGATATTCGCGGATATAAGATAGAAGACAGAAAAAAGAGAAAAAAATCAGCGAAAATCCGTTAAATCCGCGTCATCCGTGTTCTATTCTTACGGCTATTTTCATGAGAATCAACTTCTTTTCGGACATCTCACTTTCTACTTAAAAAAACTGTGAGGTAAAAAAAGAACTGTAAATTTTGGAGGTGTAAAAAAATGAAGAGATATGTAATATTATTAGTAATGGGATTAGTAATATCCTTTACTTATGTTCAGGCTAAGACAAATGAAAAAGCTGGGATGTGCGCTGCTCAGTTTTTGAAAATAGGTGCTGGGGCAAGACCGTCTGGTATGGGTGAGGCATTTTGTGCTGTATCCAATGATATTAATGCTGTTTACTGGAATCCAGCCGGCCTATACCAGATTAATCAAAAACAAGCAACCTTTATGCACAATGAATGGCTGTATGATATTAAATATGAATTTTTAGCCTATTGTCAGCCGACAGACAGAGGGGTGAGTGCAGTTAGTCTGATTTATCTACGAATGGGTGATTTAGAAGGAAAAGATATGAATGATAACCCAATTGGGGATTTTTCTGCTTACGATTGTGCCTTGAATATCGCCTATTCATTAGCGGCAAATAAAA
The nucleotide sequence above comes from bacterium. Encoded proteins:
- a CDS encoding RDD family protein, giving the protein MENPNILVNHNKYCYTSFWKRSISLTIDFLILDLVGFLWMFFFSLGMLVFFRIILKVDDIRKINLLWEIISQVWVIISFILLSSYFIFMHGRYGATLGKMIVRIKVVKQDYTPINYKIAMIRYFAFLLSCATCGIGFLLAAFDSKKQSLHDKIAKTYVVYRCSIQDNEK
- a CDS encoding RHS repeat-associated core domain-containing protein, which encodes MEYDFWSAKPLGEYIYANDQLVSKDLVMGGLFTAFFHHDGLGSIRDITDRGGNVLTSYDYDAFGEVKQGYIGKYNYNSFTGKQYDPESKLFYFGARWYDPQVGRFVSKDLANIATVQLPYEHRPIGNIGSLQGYIYDPTLHYNIFMYM
- a CDS encoding transposase, whose translation is MDRGYDEIEVREHVEKDETKAYISLAKRENKYGVYSTEMFEFNKEGDLLCPAGKQMKRLGKKPRKDRKIRFEGIACGECELRGFCTTVSYRTVEIIEDEHKRRQQARELNQTPEHKKAIKMQLRIEAGIGHLKDYHLLRRAFYRNKEMIRIQQLMSVSSANIEKLVRAKGHMEL